GCATGATGCCCACGGAGAGCACCACCAGATCGAAGATGTCCTCCACCGCTTCGCTGTTGCCTTCAGTTGCCATGAAACGGGTGCGGATGCGGTCGTCGTCGGTCTTGTACATGTCCACGGGAATGTTGCGGACAAATTTCATTTCGTCTTTGCACTGCTGGTAGAAGACGGGGAAATCGTTGCCCGTGTTCTGGATATCCATATAAAAGATGGTGATGTCCAGCTCGGGGTCCTTGTATTTCATGGACTGGGCCGTTCTCAGGGCATAGGGGCAGCAGACCTGGCTGCACCAAAGGTTGCCGAGACGTTCGTCGCGGCTGCCCACGCACTGGATGAAGGCGACTTTCTTGGGCGGCTTGCCGTCCGAGGGGCGCAGCACCGTGCCGTTGGCCCGCTTGCCGCTCTCCAGATCCATGCCGCTGACGACGTTTTCCAGTTCCGCATAGCGATAGGTGGATTTGATTTTAGGGTCGAAGGGGGTAAATCCAGTGGATACCACCACGGCGTCTACTTCCAGGCTGTCTAAACTGCCGGTGGTTTCCGGGTTGAGGCTGCCGTCGTCCAGATAGAATTTGGCATTGTTCAACGAATAGCCTTTGACTGCGGCGCAGCCGGTGGGGTTGGCCGTATACCCGCCTTCGCAGGCCTTGGCGTCCCTGGCGGCATCCGATTTTTTCAGGCTGACTTTAAAGTTGCCGTTTTTGTTTATTCCGGCCACCTCTGTGGCCAGATAGACGCTGATGGCCGGTTCGTTGACCACGTTTTTCAGCATGCTTTCCACGGCGCAGGCCCCGCACTGGCGGCATTCGTCCGTGGCCTTGCAGGCATATTGGATGGCGTTGCCGCCCAGGAAATCGGCCTTTTCCACCAGCGCGACCTGCGCGCCGGCGCCCGCCAATTCCCAGGCTGCCGTCAGACCGGCGATCCCGCCCCCAATGACCATGACTTTTTTAGATTGAGTACTCACTTGAAAACTCCTTTGGTGATCCTTGGTTGACTTTGGATGGTCGGTGCTGATTATACCTCGGGTCTGGGCAGGACTTTTGCCCGTTCAGCAATCTCCGGCACCTTGTGCTCCCATTCGATGGCCATGAGATGAACGCCGGCGACGCCTTTCATCTCCTTGAACTCTTCGATCTGCTCGCAGGCGATCTTGATGCCCTCGTCGGCCACTTTTTTCTTGTCCACCCCCTGCAGGCGCTTGATGATCTCGTTGGGGACGTCCATGCCGGGCACCTTGAGCTGCATGTAGCGCGCCATACCGACGCTCTTCATGGGGGTGACCCCGGCCAGGATGTAGACCTTTTCGGTGAGTCCCATGTCCACGGCCTCTTTGACCCACTTGCGCATGCGGTCCATGTTGTAGATGCACTGGGTCTGGATGAAATCCACCCCGGCCTTGACTTTCTTGGCCAGGCGCTGGACCCGCCATTCGTAGGGTTCGGCAAAGGGGTTGGCCGCGCCGCCGATGAAAATTTGGGGCGGCCCGTCAATGTCCGCTCCCCCCAGGAACTTGGCTTCGTCGCGCATCTTTTTGACCGTACCGATGAGTTGGGTGGAGTCGATGTCGAACACGCCCTTGGCCTGGGGATGATCGCCGAACTGCTGGTGATCGCCGGACAGGCAGAGCAGGTTGCGAATTCCCAGGGCCGAGGCGCCCAGGATGTCGGCCTGCATGGCCAGCCGGTTGCGGTCCCGGCAGACCATCTGGTAGTTGGGTTCCAGCCCCTCTTGGATGGCGATCAGCGAGGCGGCCCAGCTGGACATTCTCACCATGGCGGTCTGGTTATCGGTAATATTGACGGCATCCACATTGCCGACCAGGTGTTTGGCTTTTTCGCGAACCGCCTCCACGTTGGATCCGCGGGGCGGTCCCAACTCTCCGGTGAAGGCAAAATGACCGGCACGCAGTATCTTTTCCAAATTGCTTCCTGATTTCATATGGGAATCCCTCTATTGATTTGTTCCGTTTTTAGTTTGGGGTTGCCGGTCACTCGGCTATTTGATGCCGAAGGCGGCCAGGCGTTCCTTGTAACCCGGCTGAATGATGGTTCGGGGGGTCTGGTTCCGCCAGTCGGTGGGCGGGCAGATTTCGATGATGTTTTCCAGCCGGCCCTGCTTGGCCAACCGTTCGTGGATGCGATGCCAGGCGCAAGGCTGATCGGTGTTGATTTCGCAGCTGCCCTTGTTGGTCCCGCCGCAGGGACCGTTGAACAGGCCTTTGGCGCACATGGTGACCGGGCAGATGCCGGCGGTCATGCCCAACACGCAGGTGCCGCACGCCCGGCATTTCTCTTCGTACCACCCCACTTCTCGGTTGACGCCGATGAAACTCGTGTTGACGCCGGGAAACACAGGGATTTCGGGGAAGCGTTCGGCGATGAACTGGATGCCGGCACCGCAAGCCATGGAGATGATGGCGTCGTATTCGTCCACGATGCCGTCCAGTTCTTCCAGAAATTCCATGTCGCACTGCCGCTCGACGGTGGCGGCGCCGGTTTCGATGGGGTTGCCTTCCATGCGGCGCGCGATTTTCAGTTCGGAGTTGAGAACTCCAACCTCCTTTTCGCCGCCTGCCAGGCAAACTGCCACGCAGGTGCCGCACCCCACGGTCAGGACCTTATTATAGTCCTTGACCATGGCTCCGACCTCTTCCAAGGGCTTTCGTTCCGCAACAATCATTAGACAATCCTCCTGTTTCTCATGGCATGGGGAGTTGCCATGAATGATGATAATGCCTCACGCATGATTATGATAAGGGGGGCATGAAACACAGATATGCGCCAAGCTGGGAAAATAACCTGAGCGAAGCGATTCTGTCAATATAAAGGATTCGTTTTTTAGCTATCGGCGGTAAATCGACGTAAAATGAATGTAGGCTCATTCAGGTTGCGAAATAGACCGAATAAAATCGGAAGCCGTTTCAACCGGGTGCTTGTAACGGGTAATTATCCCAATTTTTATAGTTAGATAGGCGGCGATCAGCTTGGGACCGCTTTTTCGGATTTTTTCATGTTAAGGCTTGACAGCGGGTTTTTTTCTTTGATAAATGAATGAATATTCATTCAGAAAGATTCGTTTCCGGGAGGTTTGCCATCGTCGCGAAAAAGAAAAATATGGCCAAATACCAGCGCATTCTCGATGCCGCCATATCGGTATTTGCCGAACAGGGGTTTTTTCAGTCGACGATCGCCCAGATTGCAAAAGAGGCGGGTGTGGCCGATGGCACCATCTACCTCTACTTTAAAAACAAAGATGATATCCTGATTCAGTTCTACCAGTACAAAACCCGTCAGATCTTCGAGCGTTTCCGGGAGGCCGTCAGCAAGCCGGCAAGCGCCGAAGAAAAATTGAGATGCCTGATCCGGGTCCACCTCCAGGAGTTTCAGGAAGACCGTAATATGGCCATTGTGTATCAGGCCGAAACCCACCAGAACCGAACCCTGGGAACCGAACTCATCAAAGAGATGTCTAAAATGTACCGGGATCTTATCTCCGAGATTGTCGAACTCGGTCAGGAAGAGGGTTCCATTCGAAGAGACCTGTACATGGGGTTGGTCAAACGTTTCATCAACGGGGCCGTGGATGAAGTGATCAACTCCTGGATCCACTCGGGCGGCAAATACGATCTGGTAACCATGGCCGATCCCCTGGTGGATTTGTTTATCATGGGGATTGGCGTGAACCGTCAATAGCAGTCGATAAATCGCACAAACAACCGGATTTCGCCGCAGTATTTCCTTTTTTCGGCGGATCCACCAGTCAACAAGGAGATGACAGACCATGGCACAGGTAATCGCTGACAGGAGAGATGTTGATTTCGTGCTTCATGAGCAGCTGAACGTCGGGGCGTTCAGCGAACATGAAAAGTACGCGGAGTTCAACAAGAAAACCGTCGATTTGATCATCAGTGAAGCCCGAAATCTGGCGGTTAAGGAGATCCTGCCGACCTTAAAGGAGGGGGACGAGCAGGGGTGCGTTTTCGAGGGCGGCAAGGTCACCGTACCGGAGAGCTTCAAGCGTGCATACGACCTGTTCGTCGAAGGGGAATGGCTGGCCATGCCGGAGGATCCCGAATACGGCGGGCAGGGGATGCCCCGTACCGTGGCGCTGGCTGCCGGCGACTATTTTAACGGCGCCAATTACGGGTTCATGATGTATCCGGGGCTGACCCACGGAGCCGCTTTGCTGGTGGAAGCCTTCGGCACCGAGAAACAGAAAAAATTGTTTCTCAAGAACATGTTCACCGGCAAATGGACCGGCACCATGCTGCTCACCGAGCCCGAGGCCGGCAGCGACGTGGGCAACTTGAGCACCACCGCCGTGAAGAACGACGACGGCACCTACTCCATCACCGGCAACAAGATTTTTATCTCCGCCGGCGAACACGACATGGTCGAGAATATCGTCCACCCGGTGCTGGCCCGCATCGAAGGCGCCCCCAAGGGCACCAAGGGGATTTCTCTCTTTCTGGTCCCCAAATACCGGGTCAACGACGACGGCAGCCTTGGCGAGTTCAACGACGTTGTCTGCACAGGCATCGAGCATAAAATGGGCATCAACGGCAACGCCACCTGCTCCTTGACCCTGGGCGGTAAGGGCCAGTGCATCGGCACCCTGCTGGGCGAGGAGAACAAAGGCATGCGGGCCATGTTCCTGATGATGAACGAGGCCCGCCTGCTGGTGGGTATGCAGGGTTTCTGCTGCGCCAGCGCCTCCTACCTGAACGCCGTCAACTACGCCCGGGAGCGTATCCAGGGCAAGAACCTGCTGCAGATGATGGATCCCGATGCACCCGGCGTGCCGATCATTCAACATCCGGACGTCCGGCGCATGCTCATTTCCATGAAGTCTTACGTCGAAGGCATGCGCAGCCTGCTCTACTATGCCGGCTACCTGACCGATAAAATCGCCATTTCCGACGACGACGGGGAAAAAGCGCGCCTTCAGGGCATGCTCGATCTGCTGATCCCCATCTGCAAGGGCTACGTCACCGACAAGGCCTTCGAAGTATGCAGCACGGGCGTACAGGTGTACGGCGGATATGGCTTCACCAAAGAGTATCCCCAGGAGCAGCTGCTGCGGGACTGCCGCATCACCATGATCTATGAAGGCACCAACGGCATTCAGGCCATGGACCTTCTGGGCCGCAAATTGGGCATGAACAAAGGCAAACCCATCATGGACCTGATGGGCGAGATCCAGAAAACGCTCGCCCGGGCCAAGGAAATCGAGGCCCTGCAGGATTACGCCGCCAGACTGGAAAAAGCCCTCAACCGGCTGGGCGAGGTCGCCATGCATCTGGGGGCCACGGCCATGTCTCCCAAGGTGATGAGCGCTTTTGCCTTCGCCCATCCGTTTATGGACGCCTCCGGCGACGTGGTCATGGCCTGGATGCTTCTGTGGCGCGCCGTTATCGCTGCCGAGAAGTTGGAGAAGGCCAAAAAGAAAGACAAGCCGTTCTATGAAGGCCAGATGAAGAGCGCCGAGTACTTCACTCAGGCGGTGCTTCCCGTTACCATGGGCAAGATGGACGCCATCATGGCCACCAGCGGCGCGGCTGTGGAGATCGGTGAGGATTCTTTCGGCGGGAAATAGATTTTTCTATCTACCGAAATCCGAGAACGACAAAAATAAAGCGGGGATTGCATGCGAATGCAATCCCCGTTCGTTTTCCCGACTGAAAAAAGCGAAGAGGGCTGCATGTACATGCAGCCCTCTTTTTTCTGGCGTGTTCGCAGGGCACGGCGCGCCGTGCCCCGACGTTATGGTAATTATTTTTTCTGCTGTTCCATGGCGCGCAGGTCCTTTTTCAGCACCTTGCCCACATTGGTCTTGGGCAGTTCATCGCGAAATTCGATTTCCGTGGGCCATTTGTATTTGGCCAGTTTGTCCTGGCAGTATTTCATCATTTCTTCGGCGGTTGCCGTCTGGCCTTCCTTGAGAACGATGAACACCTTGACCGCCTCGCCGCGCTTGGGATGAGGAACGCCGATGGCCGTAGCTTCCATCACTTTGGGGTGTTCGAAATAGATTTCCTCGATATCCCGGGGGTATACGTTGTATCCGCCGGAAATAATCATGTCCTTCTTGCGGTCCACAATGTAAAAGTAGCCGTCTTCGTCCATCTTGGCGATGTCGCCGGTGTGCAGCCATCCGTCGGTGATGGTTTCCGCCGTGGCGTCGGGGCGCTTCCAGTAGCCTTTCATCACCTGGGGGCCTTTTACCAGAAGCTCGCCGGTTTCGCCCACGGGAACGTCGGTGATGCCGTCGTCGAGACTGACGATGCGGGCCAGGGTGTCGGGAATGGGAAGGCCCACGCTGCCTACCTTGCGTTGGCCTTTAAACGGGTTGATATGGGTGACCGGCGTGGATTCGGTCATACCGAAACCCTCTACGATAATCGCCCCGGTCTTTTTCTCGAAGGCGTTGATCACTTCCAGCGGCAGCGGCGCGCTGCCGGAAAAGCAGCCCTTGATGGAGGTCAGATCCGTCTTGCCGATCTCGGGATGTTCGAGCATGCCGATGTACATGGTGGGTACCAGCGGGGCAAACGTGGGCTTGAATTTGCCGATGGCTTCCAGAAGCTGCGGCGGCTGCGGTTTGGGAACCAGAATGTTGCCCCAGCCTTTGTAGATGGCAAGGTTCATGGCCGTGGAAAGCCCGAAGACGTGAAAAAAGGGCAGCGCGCCGAGCATGATTTCGTCGCTGCCGAAAGCGGGGAACCAGGCGGTTACATGCTGCACCTGCTTGCTCAGGTTGGCATGGGTGAGCATGACGCCTTTGGAGACGCCGGTGGTTCCGCCGGTGTATTGATACATGGCCACATCGTCGAAGTTCAGCGTCGCCTGGGGCGGTTCGGGGGCGTATTGCGCCATGAGCGCCTTCCAGCGATACACATCGTCGGCGGCTTTAACGTCGGCAGCCAGCCCCTTTTTTTTGCCCACCAGCGGAAAGAGCAGGCTTTTGGGGAAGGGCAGATAATCGCCGATACTGGTGATGACGATCTGTTTGATCCCGGTTTTGGATCGCAGGTCGATCATACGGTTTCCCAAAAGGTCCAGGGTGATCAGCACTTTGGATCCGGAGTCGTTGAACTGGTGCTCCAGTTCGCGGTCGGAATAAAGCGGATTGTTCATAACGGCGATGGCGCCGATACGCATAATGGCATAATAGGCCGCCACGCAGGGGATGACATTGGGCAGCAGGATGGCGACGCTGTCTCCCTGCTTGACCCCGAAGTCGTTCAGGCAGTTGGCGAACCGGTCGACCATTTCGTCGAGGGCGGCATAGGTTAGCCGATACCCCTGAAATGTCAGCGCCATTTTATCCGGAAAGGCTTTAGCCGACCGTCTCAGGCAGTCCGGCAGACAGATGGTTTCGTATTGAACGTTTTCGGGGACTCCGGTTTCATAGTTGGTCAGCCACGGTTTGGATAGATACGGGTTGTCTGCGGTCACCTGAACCTCCTTTTTGCTTGTTTTTCTGATGCAATCAGTATAACTGAAACCCCTTATGCGATATAAAGCTGTTCAACAGCTGAATCAATTTTCAGTATTTATTGAAAAGAACCTCTTTTGTCAAGAAATTCTTAGGGTTATTTGTTTTTTTAGCGGGTTGTGGACCGGTCGGGCAACATCCTGTAATCAAGGGGTAAAAGAGTTGCGAACCTCCCGATATCCTTGCAGGGGCAGGGCGTCCCGGTCAAAAATTTTTCTTGACAGGTGGAGCCTCAGTGGGTAGAAACTGAATGAGTCCTCATTCATTTTTAAGTCGTCCCATGGAAAACCGATCTATTCAAGACCGAAGGGAGAACAAGGGAAGAACATGGAAAACGCGTTAATCGCTCCGGCTAAGTATTTTTTTCTTTTCATCCCCACCGTCGTGTTCTCGATTCTGATTCCTCTGGCGGGGGTCGTTGTGTTTACCTATATTATGGCTATCCGAATGGCTCCGCTGGTCAAGGCGGCGCCGGACAGCCGCTTCGACCGCCTCCCGCAGCGGTTATACAGCGTGCTGAAAATCTGGCTGGCCCAGTACCGCCAGCCGCGCTATATGGTGGCCGGTGTGGTGCATATCGTCATCTTCGCCGGTTTTTTGATTTTGAGCATCCGTTCCTGCTCGTTGGTAATCATCGGCGTCTTCCCGGATTTCGTCATGCCCGGTTTCGATGGGGTGATCGGCCATATCTATAACTTCCTGAAAGATTACGCCGCCACCGCAGTACTGGTCGCCTGCGCCATCGCCGCCTGGCGACGGGGCGTGGTCAAACCGGCCCGCTACGCCGTGCCGGCCAAGTACGGGCATGACCACACGGCCGAGGCCCTGTTTGTTCTGGGGCTGATTTCCACCCTGATGATTTCCGAAAGCCTGTTCGAAGCCAGCAGCGTGGCGGCCAACACCCAGGCGGGACTGCACGCCGAATTCCTGGCGCCCCTCAGTCTGGCCTGGCTGTTCAAAACGGCCCTTATTTCGGCATCTACGGACACGCTCCAGGCCATTCATATCGTGGCTTACTACATTCACGATCTGACCTTTTTCTTTTTCCTCTGCTTTTTGCCCCTGGGCAAACATTTCCATGTGATCACCTCCATTTTCAATGTGTTCTTCATGCGCCTGGCGCGCGGCAACATCAAGCCGGTGAAATACGGCATCAAGGATGACGACCTGGACGACCTGGAGTCCTTCGGCGTCAAGAAACTGGAAGATTTCACCTGGAAGCACATGCTCGATTTTTATTCCTGCGCCGACTGCGGTCGCTGCTCGGACAACTGCCCGGCCAACGCCGTGGGACGCCCCCTGTCGCCGCGCTTCATCTCCATTAAGGGGCGGGATCTGATGTTCAAGAACTATCCCATCTATCCTTACGGCGCACCGTTCAAGAAAAGCGAAAACCTCATTGGCACCATCTACGAGGAGGACGAGATCTGGTCCTGTACCACCTGCGGTGCCTGCGAGCAGGAGTGCCCCCTGGGTATTGAGTACATCGACAAGATCGTCGATATGCGCCGCGGCATGGTGGATGAGGGCATGGTCCCCCAGAGCCTGCAAAAGCCTTTGAAGGCGTTGGAAAAACGCGGCAACCCCTGGGGCAAAATGGAGAAGAAGCGGGCGGAATGGACCAAGGAACTGCCCGAAGACGTCAAGGTCAAGGATCTGGCCACGGAGAAGGCCGAGGCTCTTTACTTCGTGGACAGCATTACTTCCTACGACGACCGTATGCAGGCGATCGGCCAGGCCACCGCCACCATTTTGTCCAGGGCTGGTTCCGATTTCGGTATCCTGGGCAAGCTGGAGAAGGACAGCGGCAACGAGATCCGGCGTTTTGGCGAAGAGATGCTCTTTCAGACCATGAAGGAGATGAACACCGAAGCCATCGTTGAAAGCGGCGTCAAGCACATCATCACCGCCGATCCCCACGCCTACAACGTCCTGAAAAACGACTACAAAGGGCTGCCGCCGGTGGAGCACATCAGCCAGTTCATTGCCCGCAATGTCAAAAGCGGCGCCATTCGGATGAAAAGCGCCAACGGCGACGGGAAAGTATACACCTATCACGATCCTTGCTATCTGGGCCGGCATAACGATGTCTACGACGACCCCCGGGAGGTGCTGGACGCCATCGGCGGTTTGAAGCGCGTGGAAATGGAGCGCAGCCGCGACCGTTCCTTCTGCTGTGGCGGCGGCGGTCTGATGCTCTTCTACGAACCGGAAGAAGAGCAGCGCATGGGGGTCCTGCGCGTGGAGATGGCGGCCAAGGCCGGGGCCAATGTGATCGTGACGGCATGCCCATTCTGCCTGGTCAACATGGAAGACGCCATCAAGGTGGCCGGTCTGGAAGGCCAGATGGAGGCCATCGACCTGGCCGAACTGGTCGTCCAGCATATGGAATAGCAATGATTAACGTTGAAGTTTCAAGTTAGAATCCATAATTGAAACAGGGAGGGTACTATGGAGATTTTGGTATGTGTCAAACGGGTTCCTGATACCGCTGAGAACGAGATCGAAGTCAACGGCGACGGCAGCGATATCGAACGCGACGACCTGGTTTACTCGGTCAACGAGTGGGACAACTACGCGGTGGAAGAGGCCATCCAGATCCGCGACAATGTCGGCGGCAGCGTAACGGTTGTGACCGTGGGCGACGACGAGTCCGAAGAGGTGCTGCGCCGCGAGATGGCCATGGGCGCGGACAACGGGCTTCTGCTGACCGACGACGCCTTCGAAGGCTCTGACGGCAAAGGGATTGCCACGCTGCTCAAAGCGGCCGTAGAAAAGGGCAAGTACGACCTGATTCTCACCGGTGCCCAGGCCGACGACGGTGCCGGTGAAGTGGGCGGCATGCTGGCCGCCATGTTGGACTACCCCTACGCCTCGCTGGTCAACAAGATCGAGATGGACGGGGACAAGCTCAAGGTGGGCCGCGAGATCGAGGGCGGCAACCAGGAGATGAACAGCATCGAAATGCCTTGCGTGCTTTCGATCCAGACCGGCATCAACGAACCGCGCTACGTGGGCATCCGCGGCATCCGCAAGGTGGCCTCGGTGGAGATCCCCGAGATGGGCGCCGGTGACCTGGGCGTGGACGCAGCCAGCGTGGGCGCCGACGGCGCCAAGGTAAAACGCCTGGATTACTTCGTGCCCGAACTGGGCGAGGGCGCCGAGATGCTGGAAGGCAGCACCGAAGAAATCGTTGCCAAGCTGATTGAACTCTTGAAGGCCAAAGGAGGGTTGAAATAATGGCGGATATCTATGCATACATTACACATAAGGGCGGTGCGGCCGACGATTCGTCCCTGGAACTGGTGAATGCGGCCAAGAAAATCGATGCCGGCGCAGCCGTGACGGCCATCGTGACCGGATCGGGCGCCGATTGCGACAAGGTGGCCGACGAAGTGGCTGCCACCTATCCCAAGGTGTTCAAATACAGCAACGATGCGCTGGCCTACCCCAACGCCGAAGTGGTGCGCAAACTGCTGGTCAATGTGCTGCCGGCCGATGCCATCATCCTGATTCCCCATGACACCTTCGGCATGGACCTGGGCCCCGGCCTGTCCATCAAGCTGGATTCGGCTTTCGTCTCTGACGTGGTCGACATCGAAGGCGCCGACGGCGGCAGCCTGAAAGCGATCCGCCAGGAATACAGCGGCATGGTCAGCACTCACGTGAGCGCAGACATCTCTGCCGGTGCGGTGATCAACATCCGTCCCGGCGCCTTCGCCCCGGACGAGAGCAAATCCGCCGGCGGCAGCGTGGAAGACAAATCCGGCGATGCGGGCGACCTTTCCGCCAAGCGCACCTTCCTGGAAATCGTGGAAGCCGAAGTGGGCGACGTGGACATCACCAAGGAAGACGTGCTGGTTTCCGTGGGCCGCGGCATCGAAGACGAAGAGAACATCGAGATTGCCCAGGATCTGGCCAAGGCCATGGGCGCGGTGGTCTCCTGCTCGCGTCCCATCGTGGATGCCAAGTGGCTGGAAAAATCCCGCCAGGTGGGTACCAGCGGCCAGACGGTCAAACCCAAGGTGTACATGGCCTGCGGTATTTCCGGCAGCTTCCAGCACATGGGCGGGATCAAGGGATCTCCGTTCATCGTGGCCATCAACAAGAACGTCAAGGCCCCCATCTTCCAGGTGGCCGATGTGGGCATCGAAGCCGACATCCTCGAATTCCTGCCTGAACTGACCGAGGCCATCGAAGAACTGTAATTCGACTGGCGCTTTATCAACCCGGCGTTCCCTGTATATGATGCAGGGGCGCCGGTTTTTTATCCCCGTTATTTCTGCCGTTGTCTTTCCAACTGATATTTTCTGGAATACTTCGTTAATGCGGCCGCATCGGGCCGTCGTTTTCAGGCATCCCATGGACAGCGGCAGAAGCCGAGCCACCCACGGTTCAGGGCCCGCGTTGTACTTGACATAAAAGGGTCCTTGGCATACATCCATGCTTCATCAGATTTCGGCGCCGGTCCATTGTTGCCGGCGGCTGCAATACAACAGGAACGCATCGATGAAGGTGACCGGAGGTATAGCGGATCCATTCATGCACAGGTTCGTCCGTCTGGCGATTGCCGGGCTGGTATTCTGTTATGCCGTCATTGCCCCGCTGCCTGGCTATACCGAAGAAGGGGAAAAACAGGTTGCGCACCTTTATTTTGCCGATGCCAAGAAGCCTTTTCTTGTCGGCGAAGAGCGGGTGCTGATCGACTCCGGCGACCCGGCTGTTTACGCAAGGCAGATTGTCCAGGAGTTGATCAATGGCCCCGCCGGTGGAAAATGGGCCACCATTCCACGGGGTACCCGGCTGCGATCTTTCTTTTTGCTGGAAGATGGGACGGCGGTGGTGGATTTTTCCAATCATTTCCGAAAAAATCATCCCGGCAGTTGCCGTTTGGAACAATTGACCCTATTTTCTGTGGTCAATTCACTGGTCCTCAATGTACCGGCAATTGACCGGGTAAAAATATTGATTGACGGCGCCGAGACTGAAACGCTGGCAGGCCACGTTGCGCTCGAATTTCCTTTAACTGCGGATATGTTGCTGACAAGATGAAAAAAAAAGACACAATCGACAATATACGAAATATTGGCATTATCGCCCATATCGATGCCGGCAAGACGACGGTTACCGAGCGGATCCTGTATTATACCGGGCGCAGCCATAAAATCGGCGAAGTTCACGACGGCGAAGCGGTGATGGACTGGATGGTTGACGAACAGGAGCGGGGGATCACCATCACCTCCGCGGTCACGACCTGCCAGTGGAACGGCAAGGACATTCAGATCATCGACACGCCGGGGCACGTGGACTTCACCATCGAGGTGGAGCGCAGCCTGCGCGTGCTGGATGGTGCCGTGGGCGTTTTTTGTGCCGTGGGCGGTGTGGAACCGCAATCGGAGACGGTCTGGCGCCAGGCCGACCGCTACAAGGTTCCCAAAATCGCTTTCGTCAACAAACTGGATCGGATAGGTGCCGATTTTTTCAACACCGTTGAGATGATGCGCGAACGGCTCAAAGCCAAACCGCTGATTCTTCAGATCCCGGTGGGCGTCGAAGACGGATTTTCCGGTGTCATCGATCTTGTCCGCATGCAGCAGATTCAATGGGACGACGATACCCTGGGGGCCAGCTACAGCACCGGGGAGATCGATGCCGATCTGCAAGACGATGCCAGGATGCATCGCGAGCAATTGTTGGAAACTTTGGCCGA
This window of the uncultured Desulfosarcina sp. genome carries:
- a CDS encoding FAD-dependent oxidoreductase; this encodes MSTQSKKVMVIGGGIAGLTAAWELAGAGAQVALVEKADFLGGNAIQYACKATDECRQCGACAVESMLKNVVNEPAISVYLATEVAGINKNGNFKVSLKKSDAARDAKACEGGYTANPTGCAAVKGYSLNNAKFYLDDGSLNPETTGSLDSLEVDAVVVSTGFTPFDPKIKSTYRYAELENVVSGMDLESGKRANGTVLRPSDGKPPKKVAFIQCVGSRDERLGNLWCSQVCCPYALRTAQSMKYKDPELDITIFYMDIQNTGNDFPVFYQQCKDEMKFVRNIPVDMYKTDDDRIRTRFMATEGNSEAVEDIFDLVVLSVGIMPGADNASLSETVGAPLNDDGFFACADKLNRALTGQEGIFVAGTASGPKTIAESIVHAGQSAGEVMKYLGRAS
- a CDS encoding methylenetetrahydrofolate reductase C-terminal domain-containing protein — its product is MIVAERKPLEEVGAMVKDYNKVLTVGCGTCVAVCLAGGEKEVGVLNSELKIARRMEGNPIETGAATVERQCDMEFLEELDGIVDEYDAIISMACGAGIQFIAERFPEIPVFPGVNTSFIGVNREVGWYEEKCRACGTCVLGMTAGICPVTMCAKGLFNGPCGGTNKGSCEINTDQPCAWHRIHERLAKQGRLENIIEICPPTDWRNQTPRTIIQPGYKERLAAFGIK
- a CDS encoding long-chain fatty acid--CoA ligase: MTADNPYLSKPWLTNYETGVPENVQYETICLPDCLRRSAKAFPDKMALTFQGYRLTYAALDEMVDRFANCLNDFGVKQGDSVAILLPNVIPCVAAYYAIMRIGAIAVMNNPLYSDRELEHQFNDSGSKVLITLDLLGNRMIDLRSKTGIKQIVITSIGDYLPFPKSLLFPLVGKKKGLAADVKAADDVYRWKALMAQYAPEPPQATLNFDDVAMYQYTGGTTGVSKGVMLTHANLSKQVQHVTAWFPAFGSDEIMLGALPFFHVFGLSTAMNLAIYKGWGNILVPKPQPPQLLEAIGKFKPTFAPLVPTMYIGMLEHPEIGKTDLTSIKGCFSGSAPLPLEVINAFEKKTGAIIVEGFGMTESTPVTHINPFKGQRKVGSVGLPIPDTLARIVSLDDGITDVPVGETGELLVKGPQVMKGYWKRPDATAETITDGWLHTGDIAKMDEDGYFYIVDRKKDMIISGGYNVYPRDIEEIYFEHPKVMEATAIGVPHPKRGEAVKVFIVLKEGQTATAEEMMKYCQDKLAKYKWPTEIEFRDELPKTNVGKVLKKDLRAMEQQKK
- a CDS encoding TetR/AcrR family transcriptional regulator, with product MNIHSERFVSGRFAIVAKKKNMAKYQRILDAAISVFAEQGFFQSTIAQIAKEAGVADGTIYLYFKNKDDILIQFYQYKTRQIFERFREAVSKPASAEEKLRCLIRVHLQEFQEDRNMAIVYQAETHQNRTLGTELIKEMSKMYRDLISEIVELGQEEGSIRRDLYMGLVKRFINGAVDEVINSWIHSGGKYDLVTMADPLVDLFIMGIGVNRQ
- a CDS encoding methylenetetrahydrofolate reductase, yielding MKSGSNLEKILRAGHFAFTGELGPPRGSNVEAVREKAKHLVGNVDAVNITDNQTAMVRMSSWAASLIAIQEGLEPNYQMVCRDRNRLAMQADILGASALGIRNLLCLSGDHQQFGDHPQAKGVFDIDSTQLIGTVKKMRDEAKFLGGADIDGPPQIFIGGAANPFAEPYEWRVQRLAKKVKAGVDFIQTQCIYNMDRMRKWVKEAVDMGLTEKVYILAGVTPMKSVGMARYMQLKVPGMDVPNEIIKRLQGVDKKKVADEGIKIACEQIEEFKEMKGVAGVHLMAIEWEHKVPEIAERAKVLPRPEV
- a CDS encoding acyl-CoA dehydrogenase → MAQVIADRRDVDFVLHEQLNVGAFSEHEKYAEFNKKTVDLIISEARNLAVKEILPTLKEGDEQGCVFEGGKVTVPESFKRAYDLFVEGEWLAMPEDPEYGGQGMPRTVALAAGDYFNGANYGFMMYPGLTHGAALLVEAFGTEKQKKLFLKNMFTGKWTGTMLLTEPEAGSDVGNLSTTAVKNDDGTYSITGNKIFISAGEHDMVENIVHPVLARIEGAPKGTKGISLFLVPKYRVNDDGSLGEFNDVVCTGIEHKMGINGNATCSLTLGGKGQCIGTLLGEENKGMRAMFLMMNEARLLVGMQGFCCASASYLNAVNYARERIQGKNLLQMMDPDAPGVPIIQHPDVRRMLISMKSYVEGMRSLLYYAGYLTDKIAISDDDGEKARLQGMLDLLIPICKGYVTDKAFEVCSTGVQVYGGYGFTKEYPQEQLLRDCRITMIYEGTNGIQAMDLLGRKLGMNKGKPIMDLMGEIQKTLARAKEIEALQDYAARLEKALNRLGEVAMHLGATAMSPKVMSAFAFAHPFMDASGDVVMAWMLLWRAVIAAEKLEKAKKKDKPFYEGQMKSAEYFTQAVLPVTMGKMDAIMATSGAAVEIGEDSFGGK